The Caldisericia bacterium DNA segment TAGAGGTAAGACTTAAAAAAAATGAATCATATGATAATGAAGGAATGTTTAAACCAGAGGTTCAATGGAAAAATGATGGAGTTATACTTGTTTCAATGTTTCTACCAATAGATAAAGAAAAAGCACCTTATGCAGCAATCGAAATAGGAAAAAAATTAGGGCTTTTAAATGTGGAGGTGATACATCAACAAGTTCTCCATCCAGCAGAGGGAAGTTATATTGAAATAAAAGGAGAAGTACCATTTTTTATAAAAGAAGCAGAAATAAAGATTCCAGAAAAAATTAAACCGCTTAAAGATGAAGAAATAATTGAAGAAATTAAAAAAAGAGGTGGAATAAAATGTGTTGCTGCAACTCTAGGTGAAGATGAACATAATGTTGGTTTAAAAGAAATAATTGATATAAAACATGGTGGAATTGAAAAATGGGGTTTTCAAGTTATTTACCTTGGCACAAGTGTTCCACCTGAAAAAGTTGTAAATGCTGCAATTGAAGTTGGAGCAAAGGTTATACTTGCTTCCACTACTGTAACACATGGAAATGTTCATAAAATAAACTTAAAAAAACTAAATGATACTTCTATTGAAAAAGGAATTAGAGAGAAAATTATAATAATTGGTGGAGGAACACAACTATCTCAGGATACAGCAAAAGAAGTTGGAATAGATGCAACATTTGGAAGAGGTACGAAAGGAATAGATGTTGCTTCCTTCATAATTAGAAAGTTAAGAGAAAAAGATGCAGAGACTCAATCTATTTTTCAATAATTGCTATTGATATTACATAATCTCCATCATGTGAAATAGAAATTGAGATATTACCCTGAGGTTTAATCAATATAGGTTTATTATCATTATCTTTTAAAATCTCAATATCTTTAAAACTTTTGATTTTTAAATAGTTTTTACCTGCTTTTATAATCGCTTCTTTAAGTGAAAATCTTCCTGCTAAATGTAGATAACTATTTTTATAATTTTTAAATAAATTTAACTCATTTTCAGTAAAAATTCTTTTCAATATCTCAGGATTATTTTTTATAACTTTTTCAAATCTTTTTATATTAATAATATCTATACCAATACCTATAATCATCTTAAATTTTATGGATAAGGATAAGTAACAGTAATTTTTTTATAAACACCATCCCATTCGACTTTACATCCTAAACTTTCCGCAATAAACCTTAAAGGAAGCATTGTTCTTCCATTAATTATCAAAGGTACAACTTTTGGATTACTCTGATCTATCTGTTTCTCTAAACCATTGACTAGAGATTTATTTTTTCCTATCCATAATTCAATCTTTGTCTCCTTAAGAGAAATTGTAACCTTTTTCTCATTTGCAAACCAATCAACTTTTGCTCCAATTGGTTCAACCACATATCTAATAGGAAGATAAGTTCTTCCTTCAATAATTTGAGGTGCAACATCTATATTTTGAGGAATATCATTAATATAAATAACTGAACTAGAAATTTGGAGTATTATAACAAATTTTTTACTATATTTAACTTTGTATTGTTTTGTTAATTTATTAAGAGCATTATCTATTATTTCTATATTTATTTCATTAATACCTTCATACAAAAATAATTTATATTTAAATTTATTCTCTTCATCCAAATCTATTCTTTTTTTATTTATATATATAGCATTATCTTTAATACCACTTAAATCATCAACTACTTTTCCTTCAATAGTTAACTCTGATTCATTTGTTTCTGATGGAATATTAACAAATATTTCAGGAGGTTTTAAATCTTCTATGATAATTGAAATAACTTTTGAAAAATCTGAATAATTCCTTTTTTCATAGTTATCAAATACTCTTATTGAATAATAATAGGTTTTATTATATTCGAAATCAGAATCTAAATAAAAGGTCTCTTCTTTATTTAGCACTTTAAGTAAATACATTTTAGTTGGATCTTCTCCTTTATAAATCTCATATCCTAAAATTGGAAAAGTACCTTCAGAAGCATTTGACCATTCTAACCTTATTAAATTATCTTTTTTAAATGCATTAAACAAATCTGGAACTTTCGGTGGAATTATATCTTCAAATTTAAATTTTTGTACCTTTGACCAATCTCCATAAGATAAGTCATTAACACCTCTTATTCTAAAATAATATATTTTATTTTTTATGAAGTTAATATCTTTTAAATTTAATTCAATATATTTAATATTAGAAATTTTTTCTTTATAAATTATTTTATTGAAATTTTCATCTTCTGAAATTTCAAATTCAAAAAAGATATTTCCAAAATCTTCTTTTATATTCCATGAAAACTTTATAAAATCATCATAAATTACCTCATTATCTTTTGGGGATATTATATCTATGTTTAGATTTTGAAAAATCATATTTAAAGGTATCTTTTTTACTCTCTTATTTCCGCTATCTACAATGTATAAAAAATCATTTTTTACTACTAATCCTGATGGTAGGAAAAATTCTTGAGGTAATTTTTGATAATCATTTATGTTTTTTAAACCCTCTCTTAAAGTTATAGGGCCACCGATCATTCCAAACTCTTTAATCAAATTTCCATTTGTATTTATTACTCTAATAGGTACTTTATCAATATCAGGATTAGTTATCCATATTCTATCTAAATTATCAATATATATTGATACAGCGTTTTCATGAAGAGTTTTTATGTGATTCCCATCCTTATCAAAAACTAAAATTCTACTATTAATAAGATCGCATACATATAAATTAAAATTTGAATCAACTGCGACATCGATTGGGTTAAATGTTTCATTTTTTAATTCAAATATTTTTATAAATTCACCACTCGCCTTTATTTTTTGAACTCTAGAATTCCTATAATCTGCTATGTATAAGTTACCAATCTTATCTGCACAGATGCCCGATGGATTACTATATTGATTTTGACTATTTCCAGGACTACCAAATCTCATCAATTCATCACCCTTGGTGTTAAACTTTCTAATCATACCAAAATCTCCTAAATAGTATCTGTTTGTTATGTAAAGAGAATTATCTGTACTATAATATATACTCCAAGGCCACAGCAAAGAACCTATTTTGTTTGTCTCACTAAATCCTCCAAAAGAAAATCCGGGTTTCAATTCTTTATTAAATACACTTACTTTCATTTTGTTAAAATCAACAATATAAATATTCTCTTTTATATCAACTTCAACATCAGTAGGGCTTAGAAATAAATCAATTTGATTTTTAGGTGTTCCTATTTGATGAATTAATTTACCGTCATAACTAATAACAATAACTCTGCTGTTGAATGAATCTGTTATTGCAATCCTTCCATTTGCAACAGATAATCTTCCTGGTCTCATAATATAACCTGATACAATATTTTGACCAGAAATAGTTTTTATAAATTTACCTAATGAATCAAAAATTTCTATTGTTCCTAATCCATAATTTGTAATATAAACAATTCCATTTTCATCAATATCAATACCAGATGGCCAATAAAAATTCGATTTTGTAAAACTAGTGATATAATCTCCATTAATATTAAAAATGTGAACTTTCTGATTTGTTATTTGAGGCGTAGAAATAATATAAATCTGATTATTTTTTGGGTTATAAGCAAAATCTCTAAACCCCATTACATCTTTTTTATCAATTATCTCTTTTAAAAACTTACCTTCTTTATTAAATATTTTCACAACTTTATCACTATCAGTTAGAACATAAATATTTCCATCTTTATCAAATTCTATTGCATCATTTATCCCAAAAACTTTATATCTAAATTCTTTTAATTCAAATAGAAATTCTCCTCTTAAATTAAATATCTGAACTCTATTTATTTTATCTATAAACCAGTTTTTTAAATCTATTAAAGCAACTCTCCCATTATACTTATCAACATCAATTGCAAAGGGAAGAGTCAATAAGCCTTCCTTTTTTCCAAAATTACCAAAATTGTAAAGAAACTTTCCTTCGTTATCAAATACTTTAATATATGGATAGCCTGGATCTGCGATATAAACCCTATTTTCACCATCTAATCCAACATCATTTGGCAAACAGACATCGTTATATAAAGGTCCAAAACCAAAAATTTCAATCTTAGATTGAGAGGTTACTTTTGAATTGATATAAAATATTGAAGTAGTAATTATAAATATTAATATAATTAAAATGAATATTCTCATTATTTACCTCCAATTATTTTAATTGTATTTTTCTAATTATAACACAGTATTTTAAATTATTTGGATTTTTATTTTTGGAGTGATAATTGGAGTGATAAAGTGATAAGATATCTTATGTAATAAAATTTCTATTTTTTTCTTTTATGAAATTTGAATACCATTCATTATATTCATTTTCTGAAATTATATTTATTTCAAAAGGGTTAACAAAGCCAATTAATTTTCTCAATTCTAAAAGAGTGTCTGTTTTTTCTCTAGAATCAATTTCTCTATCCTTTAAAATTACTAAAATATCAATATCACTGTTTTGATTGAAATTTTTTGTTAAATATGAACTTTACTTGTTCTTTATAAAAAATCTATACCATTTTTATAAAATTTTATGCCTCTATCTTTTAAAATTTAACCAAAATTCATCCTTAAATTTAAGTGATCAAAAAGTATGAAGTTTGTTATAAATTCTCTCAATATCTTTTATTGTATTAATATCAATTGGTGATTTATCATCTCTTATCCTTAAAATTCTTGCAAATCTTAAAGCATAACCACTCTCAT contains these protein-coding regions:
- a CDS encoding stalk domain-containing protein, whose product is MRIFILIILIFIITTSIFYINSKVTSQSKIEIFGFGPLYNDVCLPNDVGLDGENRVYIADPGYPYIKVFDNEGKFLYNFGNFGKKEGLLTLPFAIDVDKYNGRVALIDLKNWFIDKINRVQIFNLRGEFLFELKEFRYKVFGINDAIEFDKDGNIYVLTDSDKVVKIFNKEGKFLKEIIDKKDVMGFRDFAYNPKNNQIYIISTPQITNQKVHIFNINGDYITSFTKSNFYWPSGIDIDENGIVYITNYGLGTIEIFDSLGKFIKTISGQNIVSGYIMRPGRLSVANGRIAITDSFNSRVIVISYDGKLIHQIGTPKNQIDLFLSPTDVEVDIKENIYIVDFNKMKVSVFNKELKPGFSFGGFSETNKIGSLLWPWSIYYSTDNSLYITNRYYLGDFGMIRKFNTKGDELMRFGSPGNSQNQYSNPSGICADKIGNLYIADYRNSRVQKIKASGEFIKIFELKNETFNPIDVAVDSNFNLYVCDLINSRILVFDKDGNHIKTLHENAVSIYIDNLDRIWITNPDIDKVPIRVINTNGNLIKEFGMIGGPITLREGLKNINDYQKLPQEFFLPSGLVVKNDFLYIVDSGNKRVKKIPLNMIFQNLNIDIISPKDNEVIYDDFIKFSWNIKEDFGNIFFEFEISEDENFNKIIYKEKISNIKYIELNLKDINFIKNKIYYFRIRGVNDLSYGDWSKVQKFKFEDIIPPKVPDLFNAFKKDNLIRLEWSNASEGTFPILGYEIYKGEDPTKMYLLKVLNKEETFYLDSDFEYNKTYYYSIRVFDNYEKRNYSDFSKVISIIIEDLKPPEIFVNIPSETNESELTIEGKVVDDLSGIKDNAIYINKKRIDLDEENKFKYKLFLYEGINEINIEIIDNALNKLTKQYKVKYSKKFVIILQISSSVIYINDIPQNIDVAPQIIEGRTYLPIRYVVEPIGAKVDWFANEKKVTISLKETKIELWIGKNKSLVNGLEKQIDQSNPKVVPLIINGRTMLPLRFIAESLGCKVEWDGVYKKITVTYPYP
- the acpS gene encoding holo-ACP synthase, with the translated sequence MIIGIGIDIINIKRFEKVIKNNPEILKRIFTENELNLFKNYKNSYLHLAGRFSLKEAIIKAGKNYLKIKSFKDIEILKDNDNKPILIKPQGNISISISHDGDYVISIAIIEK